The Corynebacterium auriscanis genome includes the window CGCAGCTGCGCTGAGAGGAACCAACCACAATGCGGGCAGCAGGGTTTTCCCAAGCCCCTGTTTCATAAAGGAATTGCACAGCATGCCGGGAATCACCACACCAATGACAGCCAAACCCAGATCCTCCGGTTTGGACTCCAAGATGAAGGTGTTTACAAGATGCCAAATTATTTCTAGGAACACACCTACCAACAAACCAATGGCGAAAATCACCCGTGGCCGTGGTAGCCATATTTTCAAAACGCCGTAGCGGATAATGGTATGCGCAATGAACGCGACCAGAATTGTAAACGCGACTTTCCAGGGCATGTACAAAGATGCGGCCAAGTAGCCGATGCCGAGACTTCCGCCAATTACGATCTGCTTATTTCGGAAGTAGAAGTAAGCCACGATTAAACCACAGAAAAACGACAGATGAATATAAGCAGCGGTGAATTCTGTGTTACTAAAGAAATCCTTGTATAGGGCGTTCATTTTAAGCGTTGACCTTTCCCGTCTGCCCCGCCTCCAGCGCGTTGACCTTCCCCGTCCGATCTTCCTCCAGCAAGTCAAGCTTTCCTGTTTGGCCTTCCACAAGGGCATTGACATAACGGCGCATGTGCGTTACTTGCTCGGTGTGGATATTGACCATTCCGAACATGGCAACCTTGTCGTAATTCAACCCTTCAACGGCACGATTGATGAGTTCACGTCCACTGGCTGTCTCATCCATGTCATTAGTTCGGATGATGCCTTCTTCTGGGAATCCCTCATCAAGCAGCATTTGATAAACAGCGTCTTGGAGCTCTCCATACAAAACGATGCGATCGACCTCATCCCGCAATTCATTGGCTACCAGTTCGAGGAACATCTTGGCCCGGTCAGTACGATCCTCGCGGTTATTAAGCGCAACGATGATGCCCGCGTCCGCGGGAAGCGTATCCTTCACCACGGAGCGGAACACCTTCACTGTGGATTCCCAATCGTTAATTGCGAACATGGGAATCCAGTACAGCTGGTGGCCACTGCTTAGCGCCGCCTCGGTCACAGTAATGGTTCCTGGATCCGGTTTCGCCGAAAGCATTCCCTCGCACGCCGTCTCCCTGTCGATGCCCAACACATCGGCGACGGCCAAGGCAACCGCGACATTTTCTTCAAACTGGTGATAATTGAATTTCTTCACCATGGATTGGGACAGCTCGCTTGGGTCAGCAAACACCACCGTGGACTCGCGTTTAATGGCCTCTTCTTCAATGACACGGCGCAATTCTGGGTCTCGTTCGCCTGTCACAACGACGCCCCTCACAGGAATTGTGTTGCTCAAAGAGCGTGCAATCTCTTCCAAGGTGTCCCCCATCTCTTCTTGGTGATCAAGGCGGACATTGGTGATCACCGACACTGGGGATTTGAGAATATCGCGTTGGCAAATCAGCTGGTAGCGTGGCTTTACCGCCATGCATTCCGTGACCAGCCCGCGGACTTCGGGGCTAATCCACTTACGCAGGAAATTGAACTGCTCACCAATATTTGCCGGACCAGTGCGCCGGATCGGGTGCTCGTCGGCGTCGGGATCAATGACACAAGCGTAGGTGCCGGTAGTTTTCGCAATGCTAGGAACACCAGCGGCCCTCATGACACCGCCGAGCATGCGGGTGACCGTGGATTTCCCGCGAATCCCGTTGACATGAACGTTGACGTCCAGGCGATTGAGGCGCGCATTGTGGTCCTTCTCGCGCTGGTGAAAGAAAACAGCAAAGCCGATGACGGCTAGGAGGGACAGGAGGAAAAAGATGAACATGGGGCACTCCTTCTGAGAGTCGTGGGGCAGGCAGGTCAGAAATAAAAGTCGAAAGCGCAGGGCACCGGGGCGGGCAGGTCAGAAACAAAAGTCGGAGGCGCAGGGCACCGGGGCGGGCAGGTCAGAAACAGAAATCGGAGGCGCAAGGCACCGGATGTTCTAGGGCTTACTCGGCGGATTGGGGAAGCCAAGCCGGGCGGAGGCTCTGTCCGACGGTTGAAGTTCAGTCAGGCATCTTTAGACCCCCCAAGAACTAATCCCGATCTCCTGGGATCAGCGGCCCCCTCCAGCGCATCGCCGGTCGTA containing:
- the pgsB gene encoding poly-gamma-glutamate synthase PgsB, with protein sequence MFIFFLLSLLAVIGFAVFFHQREKDHNARLNRLDVNVHVNGIRGKSTVTRMLGGVMRAAGVPSIAKTTGTYACVIDPDADEHPIRRTGPANIGEQFNFLRKWISPEVRGLVTECMAVKPRYQLICQRDILKSPVSVITNVRLDHQEEMGDTLEEIARSLSNTIPVRGVVVTGERDPELRRVIEEEAIKRESTVVFADPSELSQSMVKKFNYHQFEENVAVALAVADVLGIDRETACEGMLSAKPDPGTITVTEAALSSGHQLYWIPMFAINDWESTVKVFRSVVKDTLPADAGIIVALNNREDRTDRAKMFLELVANELRDEVDRIVLYGELQDAVYQMLLDEGFPEEGIIRTNDMDETASGRELINRAVEGLNYDKVAMFGMVNIHTEQVTHMRRYVNALVEGQTGKLDLLEEDRTGKVNALEAGQTGKVNA